The Planococcus donghaensis genome contains a region encoding:
- a CDS encoding VOC family protein produces MSLKAKEIYVNLPVKDLDKSVEFFQQIGFDFHPEMTDENATCMIVGENIFVMLLTEPFFETFTNKALGDSTKTTEVIVALSVDSRKDVNDMVNKALEAGGSTSNDPMDNEYMYAWSFQDIDGHLWEVMAMPEKKDENTN; encoded by the coding sequence GTGAGCTTAAAAGCTAAAGAGATTTATGTCAATTTACCTGTAAAAGATTTAGACAAGTCCGTGGAATTTTTCCAGCAGATAGGATTTGATTTTCACCCTGAAATGACAGATGAAAATGCGACCTGCATGATTGTTGGCGAAAATATTTTTGTTATGTTATTAACAGAACCATTCTTTGAAACCTTTACCAATAAAGCTTTAGGAGATTCTACGAAAACTACAGAAGTAATTGTGGCTCTTTCCGTTGACAGCCGCAAAGATGTTAACGACATGGTAAACAAAGCATTAGAAGCAGGCGGGTCAACATCGAATGACCCTATGGATAACGAGTATATGTATGCCTGGAGTTTTCAAGATATTGATGGCCATTTGTGGGAAGTCATGGCAATGCCCGAAAAAAAGGATGAAAATACAAATTAA